A DNA window from Chryseobacterium sp. MEBOG06 contains the following coding sequences:
- a CDS encoding terpene synthase family protein, translated as MNNENFSTLELLHKQFRYPFPTLKNPNAEQLQEITEKQWIDGEYLWLYEQNPNLRKKYKKTKTAHIAAQWFPTASPERFKPICRLMLWTLYNDDLYEESNPKDIGHVHAQSIAILKGEINAADSGIPLGPMLASLRQELLDFIPEESVSRFTQMISRYFIGLETELKYKHNKTYPSVDECIALRENSICLYPFLQLTEVETGITLPQEIHDHPVIIRLQTLACHLVTFFNEVQSVLKDEATDSIYYNIVKVIQHERQMSLKEACLEDLRLHNEDLKEFIELQASLPDFGIWQDAVVNWVHYMSMVLSGWKNISTKLDRYNAMDFPEARELKEKLDQI; from the coding sequence ATGAACAATGAAAATTTTAGTACCCTTGAACTTCTTCACAAGCAATTCAGGTACCCTTTCCCAACACTAAAAAACCCGAACGCCGAACAATTGCAGGAAATCACTGAAAAACAATGGATTGACGGAGAGTATTTGTGGCTCTATGAACAAAACCCCAATCTCCGGAAAAAGTACAAAAAAACAAAAACGGCTCATATTGCAGCCCAGTGGTTTCCAACAGCATCACCGGAAAGATTCAAACCCATCTGCAGGCTGATGCTCTGGACCCTGTATAATGATGATCTTTACGAAGAAAGTAATCCAAAAGATATTGGACATGTACATGCCCAATCTATTGCAATCCTGAAAGGTGAAATTAATGCTGCAGATTCAGGAATACCTTTAGGTCCTATGCTAGCCTCATTGAGACAAGAGCTGTTAGACTTCATTCCAGAGGAATCGGTCTCCCGCTTTACACAAATGATCAGCAGATACTTTATAGGGTTGGAAACCGAATTAAAATATAAGCACAATAAAACTTATCCCAGCGTGGACGAATGTATTGCCCTGCGTGAAAATTCTATATGCCTTTATCCCTTTCTGCAGCTTACAGAAGTGGAAACTGGGATCACGCTTCCACAGGAAATACACGATCATCCGGTGATCATCCGTCTGCAGACTCTGGCCTGCCATCTGGTTACTTTTTTCAATGAGGTACAGTCTGTATTAAAAGATGAGGCAACAGACAGTATCTATTACAATATTGTAAAGGTAATTCAGCATGAACGTCAAATGTCTCTGAAAGAAGCCTGTCTTGAAGACTTACGTCTTCATAATGAAGATCTGAAAGAATTCATAGAATTACAAGCTTCTCTTCCGGATTTTGGTATATGGCAGGATGCAGTCGTGAACTGGGTACACTATATGAGTATGGTTCTTAGTGGATGGAAAAACATATCTACAAAGCTGGATCGTTATAATGCGATGGATTTTCCGGAGGCAAGAGAATTAAAAGAAAAGCTGGATCAAATATAA
- a CDS encoding terpene synthase family protein codes for MRKELIVPQCHYPWPTVNSPIANAFDEEEKSWYDDDYTFISEEGIKRCKPQFLSRVATYMNPTCDSIERMRPCARLMIYITIFDDYFGLTPAKELKVMADRVYEVMMGDEPLPGEIGILRQMAQARKEWIANGMPQFWIERVSINFYEFIMYGMAEEIPFKQAETRTYPLLPHYLSFRKYSIGMWPYGDLIDPAIDFALPVHVYNHPIVQRCRELLSLIIVIQNDFASLKKELEIDTESLNIIFILSHQYKLSYQEACTEAMRLHDAYGQELDDLHQSLPDFGEFQEAAYDHIYHIKLQISGCANWYYNSGTNRYEPKGFIVPQYGREGDDILIPHSIFVQK; via the coding sequence ATGAGAAAAGAATTAATAGTCCCTCAATGTCATTACCCGTGGCCAACCGTAAACAGTCCTATTGCCAATGCCTTTGATGAGGAAGAAAAAAGCTGGTATGATGATGACTATACTTTTATTTCTGAAGAGGGAATAAAAAGATGCAAGCCCCAATTTCTATCCCGGGTTGCCACTTATATGAATCCTACCTGTGACAGCATAGAACGTATGCGCCCCTGTGCAAGGCTGATGATCTATATTACAATTTTTGATGACTATTTTGGATTAACACCGGCAAAAGAGCTGAAAGTCATGGCTGATCGGGTTTATGAAGTAATGATGGGTGACGAGCCTCTACCGGGTGAGATTGGAATTCTGCGGCAAATGGCACAGGCAAGAAAAGAGTGGATTGCCAATGGAATGCCTCAATTCTGGATCGAGCGTGTATCCATTAATTTTTATGAATTCATCATGTATGGTATGGCTGAGGAAATACCTTTCAAGCAAGCTGAAACCAGAACCTATCCTCTGCTCCCGCATTATCTTAGCTTCCGGAAATATTCCATCGGCATGTGGCCTTATGGAGATCTTATAGACCCTGCTATTGATTTTGCATTGCCTGTTCATGTTTACAATCATCCTATTGTGCAGCGCTGTAGAGAATTGCTGTCTTTGATAATTGTGATTCAGAATGACTTTGCTTCGCTGAAAAAAGAGCTTGAAATAGATACAGAAAGTCTGAATATTATCTTTATTCTAAGCCATCAGTACAAGCTGTCTTATCAGGAAGCATGTACAGAAGCTATGAGATTACATGATGCCTATGGTCAGGAGCTGGATGATCTTCATCAATCTCTGCCTGATTTTGGCGAATTTCAGGAAGCAGCTTATGATCACATCTATCACATCAAACTACAGATAAGCGGATGTGCAAATTGGTATTATAATTCGGGTACCAACCGATATGAGCCTAAAGGATTTATTGTCCCACAATATGGAAGAGAAGGTGATGACATTCTTATTCCGCACAGTATTTTTGTACAAAAATAG